The genomic window ATCATGGATAAAGAATTACCTAAGTCGGAGCTGCCCAAGCCGTTTCGCAAGCTGAGCCTCCGCGTCAGCAAGAGCCACCTGCCCGGTAACGCGAGCTACAAGGGAAGCGTCGTATGGCAACGTACGCTCAGCATCGATGACATCGCCGCCCGTGTCGTAGACAAACGGAGCGAGTATCGCAAGGAGACGCTCATCACCACCTTCAACCTCCTCAAGCGGGAGATCTACGACGCCATCGAGGAGGGCTACAACGTGGACTTCGGCTTCGGGCGGACGGAACTGACCGTGAACGGGCCTTTCGAGAGCCTGTACGAGAAGTTCGACCCCAACCGCCATACGCTCGCCCCACGCCTGCGCCCCGCGCCGGAGCTGAAACAACGGGTGGCAAACTTGCGTGCCGTGAACGAGACCTACCAACTGGATTACAACTCCCAGCCCCGTCCCGCTTACGTCAGCCTCCGCATCCAGCCTCGCACGCCCGACAGCGACGAGCCTTACAACCAGCTTCCGGCAGGTGAGCACCACTTCATCTCCATCTATGGCGACCGGCTGAAACTGATGGGCGACGATCCCCGCGTGGGTCTCTACCTGCACCGCCCCGACGGCTCGGAAGAACACTTCTACCCGCCCTCCGAGGTGTTTATCAATACCGGCAAACGACTTTGCTTCACGCCCGGCTTCGCTTTCACCGACGGCGAGTGGGTGGCGGAGGTGGTGACGCAATACACACCCAACTCGCGTCCATACAAGCAACCCCGCTATGGAACACTCACCTTCCTAGTGAGATAGCTCCCGAGCCTTCCCTGCTCGTATCACACATGACAGCTTTCATGAGCGACACATGATAACTTTCATGAACGATTCATGATAGCTTTCATGATTAACTCATGATAGCTATCATGAGTGATGCGAGCAGTAGTGTCCTAGATCCGCCCCTTACTGCACCTGCCTTCCGTCGAAGAAGCGCACGGTGCGGCTGGTTTGCTTGGCTTGCGCCTCGTTGTGGGTTACCATTACGATGGTGCGGCCGTCCTCCTTGTTGAGTTGGTGGAGCAGGTCCATGACCTCGATACCCATCTTGGAGTCCAAGTTACCGGTCGGCTCATCGGCGAGGATGATGTCGGGGTTACCTACGATCGCACGGGCGATGGCCACACGCTGGCATTGACCGCCGGAGAGCTGCGTCGGAAAATGGCGCATACGGTGGCTCAGGCCGACCTTCTCTAGCACGGCCTCGGCCAGCTTGCGGCGCTCCGAGGAGGATACCTTGCGGTAGAGAAGTGGCAGCTCCACGTTGTCCAGCACGTTCAGGGAATTGATCAAGTGGAAGCTCTGGAAGACGAAACCCAACTGCTTGTTACGGAAAGCGGCCAACTCCTTGTCGCTCATGCCTACCGTGTTTACTCCGTTGATCTCGACCGTGCCGGAGGTAGGAAGGTCCAGCAGGCCCATGATGTTCAATAAGGTGGACTTCCCGCATCCGGAAGGCCCCATAATGCTGAGGAACTCGCCTTGCTGCACCTCTAGGTTCACGTTTTCCAACGCGACTGTCTCTATCTCTTTCGTACGGTAAATCTTCTG from Parabacteroides distasonis ATCC 8503 includes these protein-coding regions:
- a CDS encoding ABC transporter ATP-binding protein — its product is MIKLTNLQKIYRTKEIETVALENVNLEVQQGEFLSIMGPSGCGKSTLLNIMGLLDLPTSGTVEINGVNTVGMSDKELAAFRNKQLGFVFQSFHLINSLNVLDNVELPLLYRKVSSSERRKLAEAVLEKVGLSHRMRHFPTQLSGGQCQRVAIARAIVGNPDIILADEPTGNLDSKMGIEVMDLLHQLNKEDGRTIVMVTHNEAQAKQTSRTVRFFDGRQVQ
- a CDS encoding DNA-binding domain-containing protein, whose amino-acid sequence is MDKELPKSELPKPFRKLSLRVSKSHLPGNASYKGSVVWQRTLSIDDIAARVVDKRSEYRKETLITTFNLLKREIYDAIEEGYNVDFGFGRTELTVNGPFESLYEKFDPNRHTLAPRLRPAPELKQRVANLRAVNETYQLDYNSQPRPAYVSLRIQPRTPDSDEPYNQLPAGEHHFISIYGDRLKLMGDDPRVGLYLHRPDGSEEHFYPPSEVFINTGKRLCFTPGFAFTDGEWVAEVVTQYTPNSRPYKQPRYGTLTFLVR